A genome region from Littorina saxatilis isolate snail1 linkage group LG16, US_GU_Lsax_2.0, whole genome shotgun sequence includes the following:
- the LOC138950845 gene encoding uncharacterized protein, whose protein sequence is MAMMVFKSRHFKRTLLVIAIIGGIWYMYVTKNNNNNNNYNSRTKEVRQEDIHPLSLQERMQEVLAAREWLAENSVRMGYNNMAGGGGGGGGGGEGEDPYPPNRLFNNGPPRNYFGGPSPNEGEYGSAWGNLPFRGPFAGGSGDLEKYKHGAHAPSYPDGGQNGGQVPQAQPQYGKASQYEDGRDSIAQAWGNQALNWNRNSESGRPYDSYQEPSFRNSPQKQYPALGNNVYQNQLYNIPQKKTESNMNENSNFEGTNYQQNYPPYSNMNLGPQPNVNQQPDQNLNIGQNLQQAQIPNPSQSTALAQNDNSDLSSDNLEERQESKPKQELSENNRQQPTVNSQQNSPPKPAILNDDKSAQKPPDSPGLQQENLPKPMETVPRANKPPVPGLKPPEPPNSVNTQTKAPIPDHRPQNTAPFQGIKPELRSDSIQAPANEVRKIPNSFQEKPFIPSASNRIPSQGSFPQAPKPGQPILPPPGSNNVMSPGRLPLSNVHLSAVLPPIQKAQPTTTESQNFVKRFLARLLYSDDKEKSFGEAKDGGEVRLPRQKEEHYLGRRSSSPEGSRDAFNAAGKGGVGYENGQQNHEERKTREGNGAEKNAGRGEGRREEDPPRLMDPAQLRPRPEAEERVPNPPPRGSSLNFLPDFFRPGVQRHPQPFTGSRGQSSLQKQQGEDSEQQLRKKHHEEKGDEKGEKGGSNVSPDKKGLPPPPPSSAVDLTTATVVTRDKTHWKEEPCEDKGPLPQGTLNTPFGKVPLYLESGVNDTDAFNNAFGVDWNMHGIGTFFDRCLLPDPNVSLVDIGAGVGPAAFIAARLGRDVFAIEPIEDMVGAMCRTVTDLGYGKVHVIHNAVSDERNKVSFRRGNKNLPTDSYVVDTRNKPKVDPNSPTAFAIRLDDILRLYKITNAAVRLNVASFEGRALAGANKFLNTVNIPCILMEWKHVHSLKDFGGSYVFEVLSNRGFFPHDVNTLRPLKVFRMHEWPAEVLWAKLGSYPVKL, encoded by the exons ATGGCCATGATGGTGTTCAAATCCCGCCACTTCAAACGAACTCTTCTTGTCATCGCCATTATAGGCGGTATTTGGTACATGTACgtcaccaaaaacaacaacaacaacaacaattacaacagTAGAACCAAAGAAGTCAGACAGGAAGATATCCACCCTTTATCGCTCCAAGAACGCATGCAAGAAGTTTTAGCTGCCAGAGAATGGCTGGCTGAGAACAGTGTCAGAATGGGATACAACAACAtggcaggaggaggaggaggaggaggaggaggaggggaagggGAGGACCCTTACCCTCCTAACAGACTTTTCAACAACGGCCCTCCGAGAAATTACTTCGGAGGCCCGTCTCCGAACGAAGGGGAGTATGGGTCCGCTTGGGGTAACCTACCTTTCAGGGGTCCCTTCGCCGGCGGAAGCGGAGACTTGGAGAAGTACAAGCACGGTGCGCATGCGCCGAGTTACCCGGATGGTGGTCAAAATGGCGGGCAGGTTCCCCAAGCACAACCGCAGTATGGCAAGGCAAGCCAGTACGAGGATGGTAGGGATAGCATTGCTCAGGCTTGGGGCAACCAAGCGCTAAACTGGAATCGGAATTCCGAAAGTGGTAGGCCATACGATTCATACCAGGAACCCTCGTTCCGGAACAGCCCGCAAAAACAGTATCCCGCTTTGGGAAACAATGTGTACCAGAATCAGCTTTACAACATACCACAGAAAAAAACTGAATCAAATATGAATGAGAATTCGAACTTTGAAGGTACGAACTATCAACAAAATTATCCGCCTTACTCGAATATGAACCTCGGACCTCAGCCAAATGTGAACCAGCAGCCCGATCAGAATCTAAATATCGGTCAGAATTTACAACAAGCTCAAATTCCAAACCCTTCGCAAAGTACTGCTTTGGCACAAAACGATAACTCAGATTTGAGCTCGGATAACCTCGAAGAACGACAAGAAAGTAAACCGAAGCAAGAATTGAGTGAGAACAACAGACAGCAACCTACTGTTAACTCTCAGCAGAACAGTCCCCCCAAACCAGCTattctaaatgacgacaaaTCAGCGCAAAAACCACCCGACTCTCCTGGACTACAACAAGAAAACCTCCCAAAGCCAATGGAGACTGTTCCTCGGGCGAACAAACCACCCGTGCCAGGGCTAAAACCTCCCGAGCCACCAAACAGTGTTAACACGCAAACGAAGGCACCAATACCCGACCATAGACCACAAAACACTGCCCCCTTTCAGGGCATCAAGCCTGAACTTCGGTCTGACTCCATCCAAGCTCCTGCAAACGAAGTCCGGAAAATACCGAACAGTTTTCAAGAAAAGCCCTTCATTCCCTCTGCTTCGAACAGAATACCTTCGCAAGGAAGCTTCCCTCAAGCTCCGAAACCAGGACAGCCTATCTTGCCACCTCCGGGTTCCAACAACGTTATGTCTCCTGGACGACTGCCGCTCTCGAACGTCCATCTCTCGGCGGTGCTACCACCCATCCAAAAGGCTCAACCGACGACCACGGAGTCTCAAAACTTCGTCAAGAGATTTCTAGCGCGACTGTTGTATTCTGACGACAAAGAAAAGAGTTTTGGCGAGGCTAAGGATGGCGGCGAAGTGCGTTTACCACGACAGAAAGAGGAACACTATCTTGGGAGAAGATCGTCTAGTCCGGAAGGAAGCAGAGACGCTTTCAACGCGGCAGGAAAAGGAGGCGTTGGCTATGAAAACGGCCAACAGAATcacgaagaaagaaagacaagagaAGGCAACGGTGCCGAAAAAAATGCAGGacgaggagaaggaagaagagaagaagaccCTCCTCGGTTGATGGACCCTGCTCAACTTCGCCCAAGACCGGAAGCGGAAGAGAGAGTCCCCAACCCACCCCCTCGAGGCTCCTCGCTCAATTTTCTGCCAGATTTCTTCCGACCTGGCGTGCAGCGCCACCCTCAGCCTTTCACGGGAAGCAGGGGCCAGAGTTCCCTTCAGAAACAGCAAGGAGAAGACAGCGAGCAGCAATTACGGAAGAAGCACCACGAAGAAAAGGGTGACGAGAAAGGGGAGAAGGGTGGTTCTAATGTGTCACCTGACAAGAagggtcttcctcctcctcctccttcgtCTGCCGTTGATCTCACGACTGCTACCGTGGTCACTCGAGACAAGACCCACTGGAAG GAAGAACCGTGTGAGGACAAGGGGCCACTTCCACAAGGAACTCTCAACACGCCTTTCGGAAAAGTTCCTCTTTACCTGGAGAGTGGTGTCAATGATACAGATGCTTTCAACAACGCTTTTGGCGTGGACTGGAACATGCATGGAATTGGCACCTTTTTCGACAG GTGTCTTCTACCTGATCCCAACGTATCTCTAGTGGACATAGGAGCAGGTGTGGGTCCGGCGGCCTTCATTGCAGCACGGCTGGGCAGGGATGTGTTCGCCATTGAGCCCATCGAGGACATGGTCGGTGCCATGTGTCGCACTGTCACTGACCTGGGATACGGCAAGGTGCACGTGATACACAACGCTGTGTCCGATGAGAGGAAcaag GTTTCCTTCAGACGGGGCAACAAGAACCTGCCGACAGACTCTTACGTGGTCGATACGAGAAACAAGCCCAAAGTCGACCCCAACTCCCCTACGGCATTCGCCATCAGACTGGACGACATTCTTCGGCTTTACAAAATCACCAACGCGGCCGTACGCCTCAACGTGGCAAGTTTCGAAGGCAGGGCTCTGGCGGGCGCGAACAAATTCCTCAACACTGTGAATATTCCTTGCATACTGATGGAGTGGAAGCACGTTCATTCGCTGAAAGACTTCGGCGGAAGTTACGTCTTCGAGGTTCTGTCCAATCGCGGGTTTTTTCCTCATGACGTCAACACTCTGCGACCGCTGAAAGTGTTTCGAATGCACGAATGGCCTGCTGAGGTGTTGTGGGCCAAACTTGGGTCTTACCCTGTGAAACTGTAG